A region of Bradyrhizobium sp. SZCCHNS1050 DNA encodes the following proteins:
- the flgF gene encoding flagellar basal-body rod protein FlgF, with protein MENALLIGLSRQMVLERQLDVVANNVANVNTNGFKADQQLFEEYLSSGAHEDNFPGAARRVSYVQDRGTYRDFSQGSMQRTGNALDVAVTGNGFLTVQTAAGERYTRDGNLHMNNLGQLVTAAGDLVLGTGGPIVFQPTDHDINISPDGTVTVVEGVNRTDSIRGKLRIVNFADPQAAQKQGNNLYAAAGGAIPQQDTKSTIQQGYIEKSNVSAVGEMSKMVEVMRAYTQVANMLQVQSDLRKNAIEKLADVPA; from the coding sequence GTGGAGAACGCGCTTCTCATCGGATTGTCGCGGCAGATGGTGCTGGAGCGGCAACTCGACGTCGTTGCCAACAACGTCGCCAACGTCAACACCAACGGCTTCAAGGCCGATCAGCAGCTGTTCGAGGAGTATCTCTCCTCCGGCGCGCATGAAGACAATTTTCCGGGCGCCGCCCGCAGGGTGTCCTATGTCCAGGACCGCGGCACCTATCGCGACTTCTCGCAGGGCTCGATGCAGCGCACCGGCAACGCGCTCGACGTCGCCGTCACGGGCAACGGCTTCCTGACGGTGCAGACCGCGGCCGGCGAGCGCTACACCCGCGACGGCAATCTGCACATGAACAATCTCGGCCAGCTTGTCACCGCCGCCGGTGACCTCGTGCTCGGCACCGGCGGTCCGATCGTGTTTCAGCCGACCGACCACGACATCAACATCTCGCCCGACGGCACCGTGACGGTGGTCGAGGGCGTCAACCGCACCGACTCGATCCGCGGCAAGCTGCGCATCGTGAACTTCGCCGATCCGCAGGCCGCGCAGAAGCAGGGCAACAACCTCTACGCCGCCGCCGGCGGCGCCATCCCGCAGCAGGACACCAAGTCGACCATCCAGCAGGGCTACATCGAGAAGTCGAACGTCAGCGCGGTCGGCGAGATGAGCAAGATGGTCGAAGTGATGCGCGCCTACACCCAGGTCGCCAACATGCTCCAGGTCCAGAGCGACCTGCGCAAGAACGCGATCGAGAAACTCGCCGACGTTCCGGCCTGA
- the flgG gene encoding flagellar basal-body rod protein FlgG: protein MQALHTAATGMAAQELNVQVISNNIANLRTTGFKKQTVAFQDLIYEHMRRVGAQSSDQGTILPVGIDIGGGVKTVGTPRSMTQGTLSQTGNDLDLAISGEGFFKVLMPDGTFQYTRDGTFQMDNQGRIVTAQGNPVQPTITIPQNASGITVNAQGQVSVTLPGSTTSNIIGQLQVTRFINKAGLQPVGNNQFTDTPSSGPPQDGVANQDGLGSITQGSLEQANVDVVSEMSELIAAQRAYEMNAKVISAADQMLQSTTALFR from the coding sequence ATGCAGGCGCTTCACACCGCTGCGACCGGAATGGCGGCACAGGAACTCAACGTTCAGGTGATCTCCAACAACATTGCCAACCTGCGCACCACCGGCTTCAAGAAGCAGACGGTGGCGTTCCAGGACCTGATCTACGAGCACATGCGCCGCGTCGGCGCGCAGTCGTCGGACCAGGGCACGATCCTGCCCGTCGGCATCGACATCGGCGGCGGCGTCAAGACCGTCGGCACGCCGCGCTCGATGACGCAGGGCACGCTGTCGCAGACCGGCAACGATCTCGACCTCGCGATCTCGGGGGAGGGCTTCTTCAAGGTGCTGATGCCCGACGGCACCTTCCAGTACACCCGCGACGGCACCTTCCAGATGGACAATCAGGGCCGGATCGTTACCGCCCAGGGCAACCCGGTGCAGCCGACCATCACGATCCCGCAGAACGCCTCGGGCATCACCGTCAACGCGCAGGGCCAGGTCTCGGTGACGCTGCCGGGCTCGACCACCTCGAACATCATCGGCCAGCTCCAGGTCACCCGCTTCATCAACAAGGCCGGCCTGCAGCCGGTCGGCAACAACCAGTTCACCGACACCCCCTCCTCCGGGCCGCCGCAGGACGGCGTCGCCAACCAGGATGGTCTCGGCAGCATCACCCAGGGCAGCCTGGAGCAGGCCAATGTCGACGTCGTCAGCGAGATGAGCGAGCTGATCGCCGCGCAGCGCGCCTACGAGATGAACGCCAAGGTCATCTCGGCCGCGGACCAGATGCTGCAGTCGACCACTGCGCTGTTCCGCTGA